A segment of the bacterium genome:
ATTTATAACGCAACTTATTATATTAATAATTGGATTTATTTACAGCATACTGATTGCAAGAATATTAGGACCGGAGGGTAAAGGTATAGCAACAATTGCTTATCTATTCCCATTTATTTTTTCAGTAATTGCAGGATTAGGTTTAGACGAAGGAAACATATATATGATTGCAAAAGATAAGAATAATCACAAAACAATATTTTCTAACTCATTTATATTAGGCATTATTATGAGTGGCATATCTATTTTTATTCTTTATACTTATAGAGATTTTTTCTTTACAAAAGTATTAAAAAATTTAGAATACAAGCATTTTATCATAATAACTACAAGTATACCATTCTTCATTTTCTTAATTTATAGTAGAGCATTACTTCAAGGGCATGGTGATTTTGTTAAATTTAATTTAACTTTTATTATCCATCATGGATTAAATTTCATTCTTTGTACTTTTTTAATTATTAAATTTAAGATTTTAGGTGCTATAATTTCTATTTTAGTTTCAACAATGATAGCAGGAATAGTTGTTCAATTTTATTTATTACCTTATGGAAGACCTGGTCCACCTAATTTATCATTATTAAAATCAACAGCTTGGTTTGGAATAAGAAATAAGGCAGGCTTTATTATTGATTTTGTTAATAAGAGATTAGATATGTTTATTTTAAATTATTTCAAGCCTATAAGAGAAGTGGGTTATTATTCTATTTCTGTTTCATTTGCTGAAATACTTTATAAATTACCAGAAGCATTTGGTATGACACTATTTCCAAAGGTCGCTAAACTATCAAATAATGAAGGTAATGAGTTTACTTCTTTAATATTAAAACATACAGTATTTTTAATGTTTTTAGGCAGCATATTATTTGCTCTTATAATAAAGCCTATAATATTTCTAACTGTGGGTAAAGAGTTTTATCTTTCAATCACACCATTTCTAATTTTACTTCCTGGGATTATATTTATGGGGATTACAAGAATAATAACAAGTAATTTTCAAGGACAAGGTAAGCCAGAATATGGGACTTATATAACAGCTGTTTCTGCAATCTTTACAATTAGTTTAGACTTACTACTTATCCCAAAGTATGGTATGATAGGTGCGGCAATCGCATCCACAATATCATATTTTGTAGGTGCTTCTTGCTCAATTTTAATATTTATAAAAAGAGCAAAAATAAAAGTAAAAGATGTAATTTTAATACAAAGAAGTTCAATTGGTGAGTTTAAATCGCTATTAAAATGAGAATAGGGATAGATAGTAGAGCTACAGTATTTGAAAAAGTTGGCTTAGGGACATATACCAAAAATTTAATAGAGGTAATTAAAAAAATTGATTCCACAAATACATATATTACATATAAGAAGGCTTGGGGCGTAAAGTTGTGCGACCACTTCCGTGGTGATGCATGGGAACAAATTTGGCTACCTTTAAAGTTAAAAGAAGATAAAATTGATGTATATCATGGAACAGTAGCAAGACTTCCTTTAATTAAATTTCCTAATATAAAATATGTAGTTACTATCCATGATTTAATCCCTATCATATCAAATAGATTTTGTAGCAAACAATATAAGATATATATGGGGATAATGTTTAAAATATCAACAAAATCAGCAGATAAAATCATAGCCAATTCTTATTTTATTAAAGATGAGATAATAAATACTTTAGGTGTAGAAGAAGGAAAAATAGAAGTTGTTTATTTAGGAGCTAGTGGAGTATTTCGTAGGATTAATAAAACAGAGGCATTTGATAAAGTATCTAAATTATTTGGAATAAAAAAGCAATACATATTGACAGTTGGTAATATTGAGCCAAGAAAAAATATAAAATCACTTTTTAATGCATACAAATTGTTAAAAAGAGAAGGATATGATTACCAATTAGTGATAGTAGGCCCTATTGGTTGGCAGGGTGAAAAAATTCTATCTGAAATAAAAGATAATGATGTAATATTTACAAATTATGTCTCAATTGATGAATTATTTTTATTGTATAATGGAGCTGAAGTATTTGTATTAGTCTCGTTTTATGAAGGTTTTGGTTTACCTATTTTAGAAGCAATGAAGTGTGGGGTACCGATTATTGCCTCAAATGTTTCTTCTATACCAGAAATTTTATCTGATGCAGGAATTAAAGTTAGCCCACATAATGTTGAAGAAATAAAAGATGCAATTATAAAAGTTATAGAGAATAGAAATTTAAGAGAAGAATTAATTGATAAAGGAATTGAAAGAAGTAAATTATTTACTTGGGAACTGAGTGCAAAGAAAACATTAGAAGTATATAAGAAAGTGTACAATTTATGAGAATAGGAATAAATTTATTATCTGAGTCAACTAAAAGTATGGGACCTCGTGTTTATGCTGAAAATTTAATAAAATGGTTAGCAAAATTTGATAGCAAAAATGAATATTATATATTTTTAAGCAAGGGAAATTTTAAGAATTATTATGTAAGCAAAAAAAATTTCAAATTTATATCAATTGGTGTACCAAATACAAACCCTATAATTAGAAGACTTATGGAACAATTATTAGTGCCTTTATTAGCTCAAAAATATAAAATTGATTTATGCCATTCGATAAATAATGTAATGCCAATTTTTTTTCAAACTAATTCAATACTTACTATCCACGATGTAACATCGTTTGTATTAGGTAAGCGATTTAGTAAATTAAAAATTTTTTTTCTTAAAAAATTAGTGCCCTATTCAGCAAAATTAGCAAAGAAGATTATTACTGTTTCCAATAGTAGCAAAGAAGAAATAATTAAGTATTGTAGTGTGAATGGATGGAAAATAAAAGTAATATATAATGGAGTATCTAATATATTTAATCTGGAAACAGGAGGTTGTGAGAAATGGGAGAAATATAAGCCTTATATTTTATATGTTGGAACGATTGAGCCAGGTAAAAATGTAATTTCTATTATTGATGCTTTTTATAAAATTCAAAGAATACATCAAGAATATAAATTAATTTTAGCGGGTAGAAAGGGTTGGTTATATCATAATGTATTAAGAAGAGTTTTTGAGCTTTCATTAAACGATAAGGTTATCTTTATAGAAAAAATTGATAAAAATTATTTACCCTCATTATATAGGTGCGCGGATGTTTTCATTTTTCCTTCATTTCATGAAGGTTTTGGATTACCAATACTTGAAGCCATGGCATGTGGAACCCCAGTCATCACTTCAAATACCTCTGCACTTTCGGAAGTGGCAGGTAATGCCGCCGTTTTGGTTGACCCTTATAACGTAAAGGACATTGTAGATGCAATCCAGAAAGTACTCACTTGCACGCAATTTAGGGAAGAATTAGTTGCCAAAGGACTTGAAAGAATTAAACTATTTTCATGGGAAAAATGTGCAAAAGAAACATTAAAAGTATATGAAGAAGTTTATAATGAAAAATGAATATTTTGATGCTTAATCCACCATTTAAGGGG
Coding sequences within it:
- a CDS encoding glycosyltransferase family 1 protein encodes the protein MRIGIDSRATVFEKVGLGTYTKNLIEVIKKIDSTNTYITYKKAWGVKLCDHFRGDAWEQIWLPLKLKEDKIDVYHGTVARLPLIKFPNIKYVVTIHDLIPIISNRFCSKQYKIYMGIMFKISTKSADKIIANSYFIKDEIINTLGVEEGKIEVVYLGASGVFRRINKTEAFDKVSKLFGIKKQYILTVGNIEPRKNIKSLFNAYKLLKREGYDYQLVIVGPIGWQGEKILSEIKDNDVIFTNYVSIDELFLLYNGAEVFVLVSFYEGFGLPILEAMKCGVPIIASNVSSIPEILSDAGIKVSPHNVEEIKDAIIKVIENRNLREELIDKGIERSKLFTWELSAKKTLEVYKKVYNL
- a CDS encoding flippase, whose amino-acid sequence is MIRKYIKDTKITFITQLIILIIGFIYSILIARILGPEGKGIATIAYLFPFIFSVIAGLGLDEGNIYMIAKDKNNHKTIFSNSFILGIIMSGISIFILYTYRDFFFTKVLKNLEYKHFIIITTSIPFFIFLIYSRALLQGHGDFVKFNLTFIIHHGLNFILCTFLIIKFKILGAIISILVSTMIAGIVVQFYLLPYGRPGPPNLSLLKSTAWFGIRNKAGFIIDFVNKRLDMFILNYFKPIREVGYYSISVSFAEILYKLPEAFGMTLFPKVAKLSNNEGNEFTSLILKHTVFLMFLGSILFALIIKPIIFLTVGKEFYLSITPFLILLPGIIFMGITRIITSNFQGQGKPEYGTYITAVSAIFTISLDLLLIPKYGMIGAAIASTISYFVGASCSILIFIKRAKIKVKDVILIQRSSIGEFKSLLK
- a CDS encoding glycosyltransferase family 1 protein is translated as MRIGINLLSESTKSMGPRVYAENLIKWLAKFDSKNEYYIFLSKGNFKNYYVSKKNFKFISIGVPNTNPIIRRLMEQLLVPLLAQKYKIDLCHSINNVMPIFFQTNSILTIHDVTSFVLGKRFSKLKIFFLKKLVPYSAKLAKKIITVSNSSKEEIIKYCSVNGWKIKVIYNGVSNIFNLETGGCEKWEKYKPYILYVGTIEPGKNVISIIDAFYKIQRIHQEYKLILAGRKGWLYHNVLRRVFELSLNDKVIFIEKIDKNYLPSLYRCADVFIFPSFHEGFGLPILEAMACGTPVITSNTSALSEVAGNAAVLVDPYNVKDIVDAIQKVLTCTQFREELVAKGLERIKLFSWEKCAKETLKVYEEVYNEK